A single Anopheles arabiensis isolate DONGOLA chromosome 2, AaraD3, whole genome shotgun sequence DNA region contains:
- the LOC120893656 gene encoding probable sodium/potassium/calcium exchanger CG1090, with the protein MTIGMAGRRHSRRGRYWHMGIVFLVYTSFHAYSASIGGGSEERGGVDLGELSNVTPNPAFYATSASSSGETSGESDTAGPEDAEPTEETKPAPGRAHHTHPTWRPKRENCTPPAIEQFPQPLMGPNVRKHGGLIIHVLVAIFTFLGLAIVCDDYFVSSLDRICEELKLSPDVAGATFMAAGSSAPELATVVIGVFFAKDDIGISGVIGSAVFNIMFVISVCALCSGTVLQLNWWPLVRDCTFYTISILVMLIVIFNDVISWVESLIMLLFYVVYCVALHFNTPLEKWAHTWNLPIKLPTKEEQSALVTYKNLPETTYTQGQQPGQDVQQQQPPADQPPAVDQGYAAYMDPNSSWDPNAAWGEPTPAVTNTAAANVNDAWNTGAGQQNYAYEDQYGQETQKPPQQQQQVVEQTTVVAAPAAGEDYYKPKEPRPQDSHNPLEKPVDGGMLAQVSWAIVYPIHYTARLTMPDCKTEKYKNWYPFTFLISMIWISFYSYFMVWMITIIGSTLGIPDTVMGLTFVAAGVSVPDALSSIAVIKEGYGDMAVSNAVGSNVFDILICLGLPWFIQTAIIKPGSHVNVISKGLTYSTLSLLSTVLFLLFATHLNGWKLDKRLGIVLMFWYLLFITVASLYELNFFGQLNPPECPSMY; encoded by the exons ATGACCATCGGTATGGCAGGACGCCGGCATTCCCGGCGAGGTCGCTACTGGCACATGGGCATCGTATTCCTGGTGTATACCAGCTTCCACGCGTACTCGGCCTCGATCGGCGGTGGAAGTGAAGAGAGAGGCGGAGTCGACTTGGGCGAGCTGTCCAACGTTACACCCAATCCGGCCTTCTACGCTACCTCCGCCTCGTCCTCGGGTGAAACGTCCGGGGAAAGTGACACGGCCGGACCGGAAGACGCTGAGCCGACGGAGGAAACGAAACCGGCACCGGGTCGGGCACATCACACGCATCCAACGTGGAGACCGAAGCGCGAAAACTGCACCCCGCCCGCGATCGAGCAGTTCCCGCAGCCACTGATGGGGCCGAACGTGCGAAAACACGGCGGTCTGATCATACACGTGTTGGTGGCCATTTTCACCTTCCTTGGGCTGGCCATTGTCTGCGATGATTACTTTGTGTCGAGCTTAGATCGAATTTGCGAAG aACTCAAACTCTCTCCCGATGTGGCCGGTGCAACATTCATGGCTGCTGGAAGCTCTGCCCCCGAGCTAGCCACCGTTGTGATTGGGGTATTTTTCGCCAAAGACGACATCGGCATCAGTGGCGTGATTGGATCCGCCGTATTCAACATCATGTTTGTGATATCTGTATGCGCTCTTTGCTCCGGAACAGTGCTCCAGCTGAATTGGTGGCCATTGGTACGAGACTGTACTTTCTACACCATCTCCATACTGGTGATGTTGATAGTCATTTTCAACGACGTGATCTCGTGGGTGGAATCACTTATCATGCTGCTCTTCTATGTTGTGTACTGTGTCGCACTGCACTTTAACACTCCGCTCGAGAAATGGGCCCACACCTGGAACCTGCCCATAAAGCTGCCCACAAAGGAGGAACAATCGGCACTGGTTACCTATAAGAACCTGCCGGAAACGACCTACACCCAGGGACAACAGCCGGGCCAGGatgtgcagcaacagcaaccaccaGCCGATCAGCCCCCAGCAGTCGATCAGGGCTACGCAGCGTATATGGATCCGAACTCAAGCTGGGATCCAAATGCCGCCTGGGGAGAACCAACGCCTGCAGTAACTAACACGGCTGCTGCGAACGTAAACGATGCGTGGAATACTGGCGCCGGCCAGCAAAACTACGCCTACGAAGATCAGTACGGCCAGGAGACCCAGAAGCcgccacaacagcaacagcaggttGTTGAACAGACGACCGTAGTGGCGGCGCCCGCAGCAGGCGAGGATTACTACAAACCAAAAGAACCGCGCCCGCAGGATTCGCACAATCCGCTCGAGAAACCCGTCGACGGCGGCATGCTGGCGCAAGTGTCCTGGGCAATCGTCTACCCAATCCATTACACCGCTCGGCTTACCATGCCGGATTGCAAAACGGAGAAGTATAAAAACTGGTATCCCTTCACCTTCCTCATCTCGATGATTTGGATCTCGTTCTACTCGTACTTCATGGTGTGGATGATAACGATCATCGGTTCGACCCTCGGCATCCCTGATACCGTCATGGGACTAACGTTTGTGGCAGCGGGTGTATCCGTCCCGGACGCACTTAGTTCCATTGCGGTGATCAAGGAGGGATACGGCGACATGGCCGTCTCCAACGCCGTTGGGTCGAACGTGTTCGACATTCTCATCTGTCTCGGACTGCCGTGGTTCATCCAGACTGCGATCATCAAGCCTGGCTCGCACGTGAACGTCATCTCGAAGGGGCTCACCTACTCGACGCTTTCGCTGCTCTCGACGGTACTGTTCTTGCTGTTTGCGACACACCTGAATGGATGGAAACTGGATAAGCGCCTCGGTATCGTGCTGATGTTCTGGTACCTGCTCTTTATCACGGTCGCTTCCCTGTATGAGCTGAACTTCTTTGGTCAGCTCAACCCTCCCGAGTGTCCGA GCATGTACTAA